In Miscanthus floridulus cultivar M001 chromosome 19, ASM1932011v1, whole genome shotgun sequence, the DNA window GACGCACCGTGCGAGAGGCGGTGCCGGAGCTGGTGCCTccggaggaggagagggcaaggtcGCCGTCAACGAGGAGCATGCCGCCGGCCGTCTGAGCCGGAGGAGAGCTGGAAAGGGGTGTGCTTCAGACTCGAAAAGTGGCACACCTGgtttgaagtttttttttttcttttccgttTTACAAGGTATGGAGATAAGCACCGGGGCCTCGCTGGGGTTTACAAAATGAAAATGTGTTTGCAGATGTTTAGTTAAATTAAAGgtaatattattttttaaaacttTAGTTGACTTGAGTGTATCCGGATGAACTTAATTTTTTGGCTAAACTTTTGGCAAGATCATAGAGGTGGTGGAGTTGGCGAGGTGGCGCTTAGATAGTAGTTGTTGACGAGTGTGTGGACGCCGTGAGAGATAAAAGACGAGCTGGATAAGATTAGCAATTAGCAATGGGATGTTAGGCTCTTAGCATATGAGAAGTTTTTTTGTGAGTAAAAAGACAAGTAAAAGTCTGAACATGAGATAGCGTTGTCTCGTAACAAGCGATAAGTGTTACTCTCTCCGTTTCAATTTATATAAGTCGTTTTTGCTTTTTTAATACAAACTTTTATATGCACTTAGAGCGTGTTCTATTTTTTCTTCCTAAAAACATAACGTTTTTCAACTTCTAAAAAAGTTTTAAAAGGAATAAAAAAGATCATCTCCAAAAGTTTCTGATAATTTACTCCTAAAAACGTATTTCAAAAGCATATTCCAATCATTCATGATATTTTTATAAaagttatatatttatttatagaAAAGACGTATAATTCAGAACGGATCGAGTGTTGAGTATTGAAGTAAAACTTGATTCAATCAAAACAACTAGATTCGTTTCAAAAATCAAAACAACACTCTCTTTTGGAAAGCGACGACCAAAAGCACTTAGGCACACACGCTTACTCATCTTGACACTCGAAGTCGTTCACTTTATTCTGCCTTTCTAGTTTGTAACTGAGGTAGCTTTTGGGTCATTCAAATACGTACACTAAACTTAATCAGGGACGTCACGTAACTAGAAGTGGTTGGACGAACCTCTGTAAGACACGCTACGTTCGCCACTACGACAAATACGTGTGTTTTTAATGATGTTTTACATCAAAGTTATATGCATCTAAATAAAGACTGACAATTCACTCGTAACTCCCTTGCATGTACTGACTCTCAGAGGCCATAACGTAGGAATACGAGTTGATCAATTACTTTTATTTACATCAAAGTTGATTAATTTCATCGAAAGAGATCATAAACATTTTTGCCGTGCGAAGACCATTATTGTCAGTTAACTGCTCGCACTAGGTCTTTTCCTCTGAATAATGATTATCATCATTGCATCGGCACGTCAGTCCAAGGATTTAAAACAACACACACATTTTTACCTTGTTCgcgtacaatgtttttctcttataacaaaaTAACATCAATCGGTTTATCAGTTGCAGAAACTATCAGCTGAACAGACGTTACGGTTCAGGCAATCAGTCAGCCAGAGCGGCAGAGCCCAGAGAACATGAGATGGAACCGATCGAAGCATCCAGTAGACCCTGCACAATGGCACCTGTGTTAGATGATCTCCAACCCGGCTGATTGGGCTCTTggattcgcgccctgatcgggggtgtcCAACCATTCTATAGTTggtggcccccgtcgcacagcgccataaaaagggaggtaggggccggggcacaaggcacgaggttcacctgagccgcaaGACGCCCTACCTACagtccctaaaccctaaccgatctaaGAGGGGTGCTGCCAGCGATGAGAAGACCACCACCGGACACCGCCGCCTCTGCACCGCCGTCACCGAGACAACACCTTCACCGTCGGTCTTCACCGCGCCACCGTCAAGCAaccccatggccagctcgtcttccACGAATGCGGCCGATGGTTTACACCTCCTCAACCTCtatctctctcactctatctgttAATCTCAAACTAGTATATGTTCGGGGGTTTACACTTCATCAATATATCAGTAggtatgctagatctatggctagtgatcaTATAATAAGCTATCAACCTAAACATTCTTCTTTGGATCGCTCTGCAGAAAGAATGATTGATGAAGACGACGATATCCATCTGAACAGGATAAGAATGCTGCTTCTTGCATGGCTGTGCTGATCGACTGTAAAGGGTTGATGCTAATCATTTGGCATCCGTTGATAACTCACTGGTTTGAAaccggctgaaaaacactgttccgactgaaaaagaagccgaacaaatcgaatatggggtaagccaaatAGGGCCAACGAGAGCACTCAAGGCCAACCTTCCAAAGCGCTCGAGGTTTTTCCCTATAGGTTAGGTTTGACTCATGAACGCTTTAGAAAACTTAGTGAAAGTTCATATAGTTGAAGTCAGTAAACACAGTACAGTCCGATCCCATCTGGTTCTCGAATCAAACACACGCTTATATCTAACCTTAAATCCCACGATTTTCCTTCAATTGGTGATGTGAGTGAAAAAGTTATTTGACATTTGACAAGAAAGTGTCTGATTATCTGTCGACATATTTTATGTGGTCAAATCTGTCAGATTATTTATACGACCCAGTAGACAGTTGTAGCATAAATCTTAAAGTATAATCAAACATATAAAAATATGACAGATTTAGTACCAAAAAAATATGTCAATAGATAAATAGTAAAAGTCTTTGACAATTACCTTTGCAAAAAAGAACTTTAACAATActgcaaatatatataaaaaaaattctacgACAGCGTCACTCTAATTCACATGCCCTATTGGGCTATTGGGCTAGTGCCCTATTGGGCTAGTGCACAGAATAGTGATCAACACAGCAAGccttccaaaaaaataaaaaacccgcATGCGCCATGCAAATGCAACGGCCAACGGGATCCTCTTTCCTCTTCACGGGCTCGCTAATAGCCACTGGCTCGAGATCGATTTGGTGAAAAAGCGGATCGCGGGCCGTCTCCAGACGCCAGTACAGTTGTCAGCTCGGCCCACCCTGTCCTCTTCTCGGCCCGACGCGTCTGCCGCCCGTCGCCCTGATCTCCCTCCGCTCCTCTTCCTCTCGCACCTTCCTACtcccggcggtggcggcggcggctgaagGCGGCGCGGTGTCAGGTTGGTGGTGATTGGTGAGCGATGGCGCCGCCGGGGTCGCGGCGGTGGGCTAACGTGCGCCTGATGGCCGGCACCATCCTCGGTGGCGTGCTCGGGTTCTACGTCATGCACCGCGTCGAGACCTCCTACAAGGCACGCCCGATCCCCTGCCCCGCCCTGCCCTACTCCCCTCACCCTATGTCTAGCGCTGTCGCAGGTTTTCCGGTGTGCTCACTCAGCATTTCTCTTGCTTGCAGGCgaggatggaggagaggctgcGGAGGTACGAGGCGCATATGCTTGCCAAGGCCAAGGAGGCGCAGCAGCTGCAGGACGAGGCGCAGCGGGAGGATAAAGCCCAGCTCCTGCCCGACTCGTGACGCCGACATCCTTCCCCTCTTGCGTTGCGCCTGCTCTTCCCTGAGCTGTTAGGTACGAGCTGCTACCTGCTACTACTAGCTTGACTTTGCGAGAGTCCATGCGTGAGGTACACATTGAATTTTATGGGTTCATTCCGGCCATTTCTATCCCCTTTTAGCTTGCATTGTTCAGTTTTGAGTTCATTGTATTATGATCTGGTTCCATGGCTGTAATCTACTATACATTTTGTTGAAGCGTACATAGTCATCTGGCGCAGCCAAAAATCCAACTCTGCCAGGGCATAGTGCTTTGGTTCTTTCTGATTGAGCTGTAAACAAAAACAACTAAGCATAGGTGGCTTTATTATTACTGAATTGATAGATTCTTCGATTGACGCGATCTCAGTAGTGCTGCTTAATTGGGCCACTCAGCAGCAAGACAAAACTTTGGATGGTTCAAGAACAGAACACCCCTTCAAAGAGTGGGCATGGTAATAACATAAAAGGTTGATAAATTTTTCAGGCATCACTCCGCTAAGGTAAGGCACAATTTGAATAGAGTAAATATTACAGAAGGCTTTTCTTGAGGAATGAACCTGTAATGGCTAGGTGTCTAGGTGCTTAAAAACTAAATGATAAATATCTTTCTTTCTAGCATTTGATTGCTTAATGTGAGTTTGAATTATTGTAGTGCATTCAACTctcgggcctggtgcaagcggtagagtcttaccgcctgtgatcggaaggtcccgggttcgagtcgcggtctcctcgcattgcacaagcgagggtaaggcttgccactgacgcccttccccagaccccgcacagagcgggagctctctgcactgggtacgccctttattcaACTCTCCAACTCGTGCACTTTTGGTTGCTACTAGTCGTATATTtggaaacagaaaaaaaaaatgcaacttaaGATATAGCTCAGATCAGAAATGCTATTTCTCTCAAGTAACATGCACTGATTGCCCAACCTCTGAACTTGACTAATGTTGCAAAAATGGCAGTGAAATCCCTGACTGATCAATCCTATAAATTTTCATCACTAAGAGTCTAGGTAAATGCCAAATGCTAGTGATAAGGGCCTGAATTGCAtctacaagagcaacaacacataTCCAAATTTATCTGACATTTTAAGACTACTATGGTTTGTGACTGTTGAAGTTCTGGAAAAGGTTTCTTACTGTTTTTGCAATTCCTCATGTTGTGGCTTATCACTATGTCTGTGATAGCGTTTTCTGGCTATATCAAGATCCACTAATGCCATGATTTGTGTGTGCTAAAGTTCTCTAGAACTCTCTAGAAGGCTATAATACTtgaaaaatttacacaaggaacACTGAATACTAGTTAGCCTTACATATTATACCTCTTTGGAGCAGTTCTTCATGTTGCGTTAGTGATAGATTTTTCTCATACTGTGGTTCATCCTTCACCATGATATCAGTTCTCATTACATCCTGAAAATCCACACCAGGTTTACTTATTTAGCCGGAACTGAACCAAATACTGTACATACCCTTTTCGCAGAATAACATAGGGCACTGGGGCACAGGAGTCCACTCCTTTTTTTCAGATGTAGAGACATAAGATCAACATGTACTTTTGGCTTGTTGCtgtcctttttttttgttttcaagAAAAATGCACCATTGGAGTGCAATGTTGGGGTCAATGTATGAATGTCAAATATGAATATACTTTGATGTCTATCTGCACGTACTGCTTTGCAATCTATTTGATCTCATCAACATTATCCATGCAACGAAGGAGCATTGAAAATTTGATGGTTTTTCTGTACCTACCATTTTTATGTGTTTTTTTTCATATTGCCAACAGTTACCTgtacttttttaaaaaagaaaaaaatctcaGGCCAGATTCTTCTGCTGCCCTTCATATGTCGCTATCTGAAGGAACAAGTGGgtgtaaaagaaaaaaaatattcaacaacaacaacaacaacaacatagcctttcagtcctaagcaagttggggtaggctagagttgaaacacaCCAAAAGCCCCAAGTCAccgttcaggcacttcaatagctgctttctaagtactcctattcaaacataaatCTCtaagtatatcccaagctttcaaatctctttttattgcctctccccatgtcaatttcggtcttcctctacctctcatattattagcttggcttaggactccacaatgcactggtgcctctggaggtctcctttggacatggccaaaccacctcaaccgatgttggacaagtttttcttcaattggtgctacctctaggcgatcatgtatatcatcgttctgaactcggtccattcttgtgtgaccgcaaatccatcgcaacatacgcatttctgcaacactcagttgttgaacatgtcgaatctttgtaggccaacattctgctccatacaacatagccggtctaattgccgttctatagaacttgccttttagcttttgtggtaccctcttgtcacagagaatgccagaaacttgtcgccacttgatccaccctgctttgattctatggctaacgtccgcatcaatatctccatccctctgtagcatcgatcctagataccgaaaggtatccttcttaggcactacttgaccttccaaattcacatctccctcctcctgtacaactccgccaaagtcgcatttcatgtattcggttttagttctgctcaatctaaaacctttagactcaagggtctgccgccataactctagttttctatttactcccgcccggttttcgtccactaacactacatcatcagcgaacaacatacaccaagggatatcctcttgtatgtttctagtaacctcatccattaccaaggcaaagagacacgggcttaaggctgacccttgatgaagtccaattttaatcgggaagtaatctgtgttaccatcgtttgttcgaacactagtcacaacattgttgtacatgtcctcgatgagggtcacgtactttgatgggattTTATCTTTGTTCAAAGACGTAACATTTTTTGGTATcctgtcataagccttctccaagtcaatgaaaaccaagtggaggtccttcttctgctctttaaaccgctccataacatgtcttattaagaagattgcttctgtggttgaccttccgggcatgaaaccaaattggtttgttgatatctgcgtcgttcctcgcaggcgctgctcgatgactctctcccataactttatagtgtggctcatcaaacttaattcctcgataattagtataactttggatatctcccttgttcttgtagattggtaccaatatgcttcttctccactcctcagccatcttgttcgatcgaaaaatattgttgaacatcttggttagccatactatagctatatccccgagacatctccacaccttgattgggataccatcagggcccatcgctttgcccctttcatccttttcaaggcttctctgacctccgattcttgaatcctccgcacaaagcgcctgttagtgtcatTAAACGAGTCGTTCAGCTGAACGATGGTGTTctcattctcaccattgaataatttatcaaaatactcttgccatctatgtctgatctcatcctccttcaccaagagctgctctctctcatcctttatgcatttgacttggttgaagtcccttgtcttcctatcgcgagccctagccatcctataattgtccttctctcctttcttcgtactcaaacgtcggtaaatgtcctcataggcccgcccctttgcctcaGTCACCGcacgttttgcagtcttctttgctaccttgtacttctctatgttgtttgcacacctgtcatgatacaagcgttTATAGcacttcttcttttccttaatagccttttgcacatcttcattccaccaccaagtgcctttcgagtcgcatccgctccctttggtcactccaagcacctctgaagcaaccttccgaacgcatgttgccatcttctcccacatgctgtTTGCATCACCTTCATCATTCCAAtggccctcttcaatgaccttttccttaaagacctttgatgcctccccttctaatttccaccacttcgttctagcaaccctgCTTGTTTGTTTccacgagcttgcaccagaaagtggaagtcagccaccaccagcttgtgttgagcgaccacacattcttcaggtatcaccttacagtccacgcatgttcgtttatccctctTCTTGTAAGGATAAAGTCGATTGGACTAGAGTACTGGCCGCTAataaaggtcactaaatgggactgtctcttatggaagaaagtgttagctatcattaGATCAAAAGCTATGACGAAGTCTAAGACTTtctctccctcctggttcctactaccatatgtccatatcccaaacccccatgaaccgccttgaaacctgcacttgatgtacctacatggccattaagatcacctcctataaagagcttctcgctactagggacagttctaaccaagcgatctaaatcttcccagaaaagccgcttagcactctcatcatggcctacttggggggcatacgcactgattacgtttaagaccatatcactaatgacaagtttaactaagatgatcctatccccttgccttctcacctcctccacaccatccttgaggctcttatcaatcaaaactcctactctatttttatttgaagttgtccctgtgtacTAGAGCTTGAAGCTAGTATTGTCCACCTCCTACGCCTTCTGCCCCTTCtatttagtctcttggacgcataagatatttacacgcctcctaaccgttgtgtccactaactctcttaacttacctataagggaccctacattccagctacctaaacggatcctagttggctcgactagcttccttacccttcgcacccgccgaggtaggtgtgaagacccttgctcattttgcaccacacctgggcgccgatgtggcgcgccactaaggatgtgatgacccgatccttgctcacttgacaccgtgtccagatcgcgacacggcgcgtcacgggggtgacgacccggcccttgctcatttaacaccatacccgggttccgacatggcgcggcgttaagagggttacgccccaacaggattcttttgggtttcatctccattaaagtggctaagtttttacattggctcgccgcgcctaacacaaccctcctcctttaccagggcttgggacctgctatgctgggacaccaaaggcgccccacca includes these proteins:
- the LOC136529856 gene encoding uncharacterized protein gives rise to the protein MAPPGSRRWANVRLMAGTILGGVLGFYVMHRVETSYKARMEERLRRYEAHMLAKAKEAQQLQDEAQREDKAQLLPDS